The Pectinophora gossypiella unplaced genomic scaffold, ilPecGoss1.1 Pgos_45, whole genome shotgun sequence genome includes a region encoding these proteins:
- the LOC126381326 gene encoding uncharacterized protein LOC126381326: protein MFGQKKVVNQSANQIKALLDTTTECINSLKNLKITTDSWDPVIVFLIGQKLDTELLKDWEEYALKENNEDMPTWEEMRKFLESKFRTLELIAPMATSQQKPQAHKSFHVTAQNDEEDNCDIFQAAHANVSSHPTCTYCNGSHYIFNCKDFAKQTVTQRQDHVKKNRLCYNCLVPNHMVFRCKQKTTCRLCKKKHHSLLHQARETNQYKEEQSQIQPQVQSENQPEPTITTAHFSRKHTGHDVLLATAQVEIKSRNGETHILRALIDQGSEASFVSARVVELLNLQKTNINGVVSGVGEGSQIALKHLVDLSITPRHAKQPIHVKAYVLKTISTRLPSKHINMNWPPELLTIELADPTYHTPGKIDLLLGADVFCKIIEDGLVRLADGIVAQKTSLGWILSGQRADTTTINSHNVVTLHITRMVVEDNEMLRRFWELESALYKKKKILTKEEEKCEEIYSNTTKRDESGRYIVHLPLKQTIEETINICGETKQQAVTRFKHLEKKFEKSDKLKTEYKKVIEEYKEMGHLRKSDTQHDSNAIYLPHHAVIREDKDTTKVRVVYDASAKGSNGHSLNEAMMVGPVLQPDLRSLITTWRTHMICVVGDIMKMYRMINMTKEHTNLQRIVWRDNQNEKLESYNLTTVTFGTAAAPYLAVRTLAQVAEDESLEYPDAAKIIRNSFYMDDLMAGNENVEKTKKMCEEVRTVLERGGFKMQKWSSNSEEVLEFLQREDTTKDTIEIKLDKIIKILGLTWDRKNDEFEITVYLPQMTRPVTKRSILSDVARLFDPFGWLSPVIISAKVLIQKLWLCSLGWDDELPINLREEWMTYRDSLIHLQTIKIPRWFKTTPYNNKDVQLHGFADASTQAYAAVTYLRVVEDPCGVTDLPSGASPGGG, encoded by the coding sequence ATGTTTGGGCAGAAGAAAGTAGTCAACCAGTCAGCTAATCAGATAAAGGCGCTACTCGACACAACTACAGAGTGTATTAACAGCTTGAAAAATCTGAAAATCACCACCGACTCTTGGGATCCTGTAATAGTGTTTTTGATTGGACAAAAATTGGATACAGAGTTGTTAAAAGACTGGGAAGAATATGCACTTAAGGAGAATAATGAAGACATGCCTACATGGGAAGAAATGCGGAAATTTCTAGAATCTAAATTCCGTACTCTTGAATTAATCGCCCCGATGGCAACGTCTCAACAGAAACCTCAAGCCCACAAGTCATTTCACGTCACCGCACAAAATGACGAAGAAGACAACTGTGACATATTCCAAGCTGCTCACGCCAATGTATCATCACACCCTACATGCACATATTGCAACGGCAGTCACTACATATTTAACTGCAAGGATTTCGCTAAACAGACAGTAACACAAAGGCAGGACCATGTGAAGAAAAATCGATTATGCTACAACTGTCTAGTACCGAATCATATGGTATTCAgatgtaaacaaaaaacaacATGTCGACTCTGTAAGAAGAAACATCATTCTCTATTACATCAAGCCAGAGAAACAAATCAATACAAGGAAGAACAATCACAAATACAACCACAAGTTCAATCGGAGAACCAACCAGAACCAACAATAACAACTGCACACTTCTCAAGAAAACACACTGGTCATGATGTGTTATTAGCCACAGCACAAGTAGAAATCAAATCGAGAAATGGAGAAACACACATACTTCGTGCGTTGATTGACCAGGGATCAGAGGCTTCATTCGTATCAGCAAGAGTAGTAGAACTGTTGAACCTGCAAAAAACGAATATAAACGGTGTAGTCTCTGGAGTAGGAGAAGGAAGTCAAATAGCCTTGAAGCACCTTGTTGACCTATCAATTACGCCACGACATGCGAAACAACCAATTCATGTAAAGGCTTATGTCTTGAAGACGATATCTACAAGATTACCGTCAAAACACATCAACATGAACTGGCCACCAGAGCTCCTAACTATAGAATTGGCTGACCCTACCTATCACACACCGGGCAAGATAGATTTGTTGCTCGGCGCCGACGTCTTTTGCAAGATAATAGAAGACGGTTTGGTTAGATTAGCAGATGGTATAGTAGCTCAGAAAACTAGTTTGGGGTGGATACTCTCAGGTCAAAGGGCTGATACAACAACCATTAATTCACACAATGTAGTGACACTACATATTACAAGGATGGTTGTAGAAGACAATGAGATGTTAAGAAGATTTTGGGAGTTAGAGTCTGCGTTGtacaagaaaaagaagatatTAACAAAAGAGGAAGAAAAGTGTGAAGAGATATATTCAAATACTACAAAAAGAGACGAAAGCGGAAGATACATAGTACATTTACCTCTTAAACAAACCATAGAAGAAACTATCAACATATGTGGAGAAACAAAACAACAAGCTGTAACCAGATTTAAGCACTTAGAGAAGAAATTTGAAAAATCAGACAAATTGAAAACAGAGTATAAAAAGGTTATTGAAGAATACAAGGAAATGGGTCATTTGAGAAAATCCGATACACAACACGACAGCAATGCAATATACTTGCCTCATCACGCGGTGATACGTGAAGACAAGGACACTACAAAGGTCAGAGTTGTGTATGATGCCTCTGCCAAAGGTTCTAATGGACATTCTTTGAATGAGGCTATGATGGTGGGGCCGGTATTACAACCAGATCTTCGAAGTCTGATAACAACTTGGCGCACTCACATGATATGTGTAGTTGGAGACATAATGAAAATGTATCGAATGATCAATATGACAAAGGAACATACAAATTTGCAACGAATAGTCTGGCGAGATAATCAAAATGAAAAACTGGAAAGCTACAACTTGACAACTGTCACCTTTGGTACAGCAGCAGCGCCTTATCTGGCAGTACGAACATTAGCTCAAGTAGCGGAAGATGAATCCTTAGAATATCCAGATGCtgcaaaaataattagaaattcattCTACATGGACGATTTGATGGCAGGAAATGAAAatgtagaaaaaacaaaaaagatgtGTGAAGAAGTAAGAACAGTGCTGGAAAGGGGAGGATTTAAAATGCAAAAATGGTCAAGTAATTCAGAAGAAGTTTTAGAATTTCTACAGAGAGAAGATACAACGAAAGATACAATAGAAATAAAACTAGACAAGATTATCAAGATTCTTGGATTGACATGGGATAGAAAAAATgatgaatttgaaataactgtATACTTACCTCAGATGACACGTCCTGTTACGAAGAGATCCATTCTTTCCGATGTTGCCCGTTTATTTGACCCTTTTGGGTGGTTGTCCCCAGTTATCATTTCAGCTAAGGTTTTAATTCAAAAGCTTTGGCTTTGTAGCTTAGGATGGGACGACGAACTGCCGATAAATTTGAGAGAAGAGTGGATGACCTACAGAGATAGTCTGATTCATCTACAAACCATAAAGATACCTAGATGGTTTAAGACAACACCTTACAATAACAAAGATGTACAACTTCACGGTTTCGCAGATGCATCTACTCAAGCATATGCTGCAGTTACTTACCTTAGGGTAGTAGAAGACCCGTGTGGAGTAACcgatctcccatcgggcgcgtccccaggtggcggatag